In the Azospirillum humicireducens genome, CTGGTCAACGTCGCCCGCGGCAGCGTCGTGGACGAGCCGGAGCTGCTGGCCGCATTGACCGAAGGCCGGCTGGGCGGGGCCGGACTGGACGTCTTCGCCGATGAGCCCAACGTGCCGGAGGGATTCCACGGCCTCGACACCGTCGTCCTGCAGCCGCATCAGGCCAGCGCCACGGTGGAGACACGTACGGCGATGGGCCAACTGGTGTTGGACAATCTGGACGCCTTCTTCGCCGGCCGGCCGCTGCCGACCGCCGTGGTATGAGATCCCGCCGTCGTGACCAAGCCGCCGCACGATCTGCCCAATCGGCCGCAAGCTCCGACGGCGGCCCTGTGCTACAACGATGAGGTGGCGCTGGGGCTGGAGGCTGCCCGCCTGCGCCGCATCGCTGGCCCGAGCGGATCATCCTGCCGAGCCGGCTGGTCGTCCGCAATTCCTGCGGCGCCCATTCCCTTTCCCCTCCACCATAGAGACCTGTCATCATGACCGATACCGTCGAGGCCCTGATCGCGGCGCGCGAGACCCGCAAATGGCTGACCGGGCTGGACCGCCGCCCCGCCGACGAGGCGGAGGCCTATGCGATCCAGGACGCCGTCGCCCGCCGCCTGGGCCCCGTCACCGCCTGGAAGGTCGGCGCCGCCACCCCGGAAGCAGAGCCCTTCCGCGCGCCGATCAACGCCGCCACCGTCTTCGAGGGCGCCGACCATCTGCCGGCCAACCTGTTCCAGGTCATCGGGGTGGAGGCGGAGATCGCCTACCGCTTCGCCCGTGATCTGCCGGCGCGCGAGCAGCCCTATACGCGGGAGGAGGTTCTGGATGCCGTTGATTCGGTCCATCCGGCCTGGGAGATCGTCGACACCCGCTTCACCGGCTTCGGCAGCCAGGACCGGCTCAGCCACATGGCGGACCAGTTCAACCATGGTGCGCTGATCGTCGGCCCGGCCATCGCCGACTGGCGCGCCCTCGACCCGCTGAAGGAGTCGGTGACGCTGGAGGTCGACGGAGAGACGAAGGTGGAAACGGTCGGCGGCAACAGCGCCGGCGACCCGGTGCGGCTGCTGGTGTGGATGGCCAATGTCGGCACCCGCAGCTTCGGCGGCCTGCATGCCGGCGAGGTGGTGACCACCGGCTCCTGCACCGGCACCGTCTTCGTCCAGCCGGGCAGCCGGTCGGTCGCCCGCTACGGCACCATGGGCACGCTGACGCTGAAGGTCGACTGACGGCACAGGAGGTGCCGCCGCGCCTGTCGGTTCCCCTCATGCGGGATCCAGCAGGCGCGGCCCGGCGCCGCCATCC is a window encoding:
- a CDS encoding 2-keto-4-pentenoate hydratase; its protein translation is MTDTVEALIAARETRKWLTGLDRRPADEAEAYAIQDAVARRLGPVTAWKVGAATPEAEPFRAPINAATVFEGADHLPANLFQVIGVEAEIAYRFARDLPAREQPYTREEVLDAVDSVHPAWEIVDTRFTGFGSQDRLSHMADQFNHGALIVGPAIADWRALDPLKESVTLEVDGETKVETVGGNSAGDPVRLLVWMANVGTRSFGGLHAGEVVTTGSCTGTVFVQPGSRSVARYGTMGTLTLKVD